The nucleotide window GCTATCTCTGCTCTTGCTGCTTAATCAGGCTCTCAAACAACGGCTTCAGTGAGCTGGCACTCTTCTTGGGATACCGCGTCTGGCCGTTGTCGTAGTCGACGTAGCACACGCCGAAGCGAGTCTCGTAACCCTCGTGCCACTCAAAGTTGTCCATGAGCGACCAGGCAAAGTAGCCCctcacgtcgacgccgtcgagggccgcggccgtcgccatggcgcgcaCGTAGTCGTCGTAGTAGCGCACGCGGAAGTCGTCGGCCAAGATGGCCTCGCGCGGCAGGTCGTTTTCTCCCTTGAGGCTCGTGCCGTTCTCCGTTACGTAGATGATCGGGTGGCCGTACCGGCGGCTGATCCAGCCGAGCAGGTCGCGGAAGCCAGGCGCGCACGGCCGCAGCCACGGCGACTGCGTCTCCGGGCCGATGCAGTCGCCGTTCTTGTTGTGGAACAGGATATCCAGGTGGCCCGCCACGTCCTCGGGGCTTGGCTCACCGGGCCTATTCTTGATGTAGTTGGCCGTGTAATGGTTCATGCCGTAGTAGTCGTTTGACCCCCGCACAAGGGCCAACTCTTCGGCCGTAAAGGTCGGCAGCCGCTTGCCCAGCTGCTTGCGCATCGAAACCGGGTAGTCGCCGTGGTAGATGGGGTCGGCGAACCAGCCGATGGTGAATTCGAGcttgcgctgggcggcgttgacgtcagccgggtcggcggcgtcccaTGGGaacacggcgtcgccgttgaggacgatgccgatctggccgccgttgacgggcttgaagtcgtcgcggaaggccttgacggcgcgcCCGTGCGCCACGAGTAGCGTGTGCGCCGCGAGCCAGGGCTCCGTCGTGCCGTCCCCTTCTGGGTTCTTGCTGCGGTCGGACGTGCGTCCAGGGGCGAACTGGCCGACGTTGTAGCCCAGCACCGAGGAGCACCACGGCTCGTTGAAGGTGGCCCAGTGCTGGACCTTGGGCATGGCCTTGAAGACGACGCGCGCAAAGTGCTCAAAATCGAGGGGGAACTCGCTCCGGTTCAGCAGGCCGCCGTACCGCCGGTCGAGGGATTCCGGCACGTCCCAGTGTGACAGGGTGACGAAGGGGACGATGCCCGCGGCAAGCAGGTCGTCAACGAAGCGCACGTAGTGGTCCAGGCCAGCCTGGTTGACGgggtcgccgcggccgccaagcGGGATGATGCGCGTCcaagagagggagaagcgGTAGGCCTTGGCCCCGAGAGACTTGAGCAGGgcaacgtcctcggcggtgcGGTTGTACGAGTCGCAGGCCACCTCGCCcgaggagccgtcggcgATCTTGCCGGGTCGCTTGCAGAACTCGTCCCAGACGctggggccgcggccgtccttGTCAATGGCACCCTCGATCTGGTACCTGCATTGGGCGTGCGTGTCAATGTCAGCGAGAAGAACAGTGCGGCGCCATGCGGATTGCGTCACGCAGACGTGAGACGGGCAGGAGGACATACGCCGCCGTAGCGAAGCCCCAGAGGAAGCCGCTCCGAAGGGCCatgttgtgtgtgtggtgtttTGAGCGTGTCGAGTgagtgggagggagggaggtgagGATCACGAGCGCACACAGACAGGTTGGGCGCAAGGTAGCTCGAGCGTGGGATGAAGAATCACCTCCACGCTGCCCCGGGGCCGAAGGAGGGACGTCGTGTCTATTTATCCAAGTGGCAGTAGTAATGTCGACTCGGCCCGTCTGCCGTGAGACGTGTCTGGCGTGGGCATATACCCGAACCGTCTCAAGGCGTGAAGAAGGGGTCGGGCTCCATCGGCCAAGCTAGCCACGCAGGCGCGTGTCGGCCCACGTCTCCGGGACGAAGCCATCTCCAATGACCGAGCGCTCCGCTGCATGCATTTATTCATTACTAGACATTCGTTCTCGTGCGGGCGGACCCTCTAACCAAGTCGTCCGTTGGCCGCCAGCTGCGGGGCTCGTGTCGCTGACACGTTGGTCTcgtggcggcgtcagcggcagcagcgaaCGAAGCAGCTCTCGGCTGGCTCGCACGGCCGGCCTGAGTGACAGGCATAGGAAAACACACGAGCGAGGAGACACAGATCACCCAGAGGGTTGGCTGCAGATAAGGGGAGGAAGGTCGGGCGGGGAGGTCGGATCGCCAACGGTTAGTAGTGACAGTGGACTCTGGGCGGAGGGCAGGGCCCGCTTGTGATTGATGAGCGTGTCGTTTGCTTGATGTCTGGGAGGGCGAATTCCATCGTCCATGGATGGGGGTCCATAGTCATACCTTGCATAGGGTCTGATGCTGGtgcaggctggcggcgctgcgccagtgggcttggcggcgcccgcgggagGATAAATTGTTTCCAGCGGCTGGCGGCTTGAGCCTGTTGGCCGCTCCGTCGGCCCGTCTTcccggctgctggcggaTGAATGGGGTTGCTGGAGTTGGCGCATCGTTCCTGAACCCGACCTACCCAAGAGCACCAAGTAtaggtactgtacgtacagtatacaccTTGTTTCTCACCATGGGCCGCACACACGCCTCGCACTGAAGGCATGTAAAGCACTATGCCGCGCAGCATCTGGAAGACTACCGAGATACCTTTATTCGGAGCCACGGGGTGTGTCCTGGTCCTTCTGGAGTATAAGCACTCTGGTGAAACTAGAGTCGCGCTCGCGTAGACCGCGGCTTAGCGCGTTGGAGGGGTCTCGAGTCTCGACGTCACACACATGAGCCAACATTTGGCAGagcatacgaagtacgacACATGTAATCAGCCCCCGCGCCGCAAGCCCAGCATCCTCTACTGCTCGATTACTGGCAGGATGACTACCAACGGAGATGACGCAAACAAATGTGCAAACGCCCCTCCCAATTGAAACCCCCTTGACGATGCCTCCAAGCACTTGGTTGACACTGTCTAGCCCGTCGTCAAGACGGGTTTCCCTTCTCTACCTTAGGGCGAGCCAGGAGTTGGTTGTTCATCTTCGCCATTGATCTCCGCCTTGCTACGCCTCGCGGTCTCCTAGCTTTCGCTTGCTCGGCGATCGCGAGCCCGTGCTCATGTCCACATCGTCACCACCCGGGCCGTCACTAAACTCGACAATCTCCCACTCGACACGGACGCTACCGTCCTCGGAGCGGTGCACGCCCTGACTGCGTCGCAGGTTGCCCAGCCGCGTGCCCTCGACCATGCCGTCGAACCACGGCACGCCCAGCGACTCGCGCAGCGCCATACTCTTGGTCGGCGTgtcccgctgctgccgttgtcGGTCGTCGTtaccctcgccctcctcctcgttcgTGTCGTCGGGGATCAGGCCCATGTCCTCAAGATCGGCCAGGTCCTCCCGAAGCAGACTCCCCAGCGTCAATTGGATATAGTCGGCCTCGCTTCGCGGGTTTTCGGACCAGTACGAAAGCGGAGTGCCGCAGAAGCCGCAGAAGTGCCGTTTCGAGTACTCTTGGCTCGGGTGCGTGTAAGCCCGCCGGATCATGCTATGCGTCTCGTCCGGGAAGAAAGCAAACGTCGTGCTGTGGTACCACGAGAGCGGCACGCGGATGTAGGCCGCGAGCGGCGTCGCAAGGGGAATCTCTGTgcatgtgcgcgcgcgcgcgcaaatCGTCAGCTCTGAGTTTGCTCATGGTTCGTCCCCAATGTCACACGAGAGTAGGGAGAGGGTCGCCCTACGGTGGACGGGCTCTGTGTTGAAGAGCACCTgagcctcgccgacgccatcctgCGGCACTGCGATGATGTAGCGGTTGCGGCCGCATTGACACCCGCCTCGCAACGGACGGAGCACGCTCATGGCGAACAGAGGAATGCCGGATGTCTGGATATAAAGCGAACACAGACTTTTGTGTCGAGTCGACCGATACTCTCGATTCTTCGAGCCTGCCAGTCCGCCTGCCTGGCTCTATGTGTACTCTGCTTGAACGCGCTGATGACGGACCGGCTGGGGGTTCCGCGGCTTCCACCACGGGCGGCTGTGCTGCTCGACAGGATGGCAGGATGTGTGAACCGACTTGGTGATGATTGGCGGCGGTTTTTGTTGCGGGACGAGGTGGTGCCGCAGAAGGAGATGGAAACGGACCGGGATGGGGCGGGAACGGCGGACGGGAGCagcaagccgccgccagcggaTTCATTCCATCAGGCCATGACAAGCTTCGGGGGCCGGTGACGCAACTACGGAACAGCTTGGGTCTCGCCAGGTGGGGCAGTGAGGCGAGGGGTGGAGGgagcagaagaaggagacgctggtgctgctacttcgtacagtacagtaccaACTTTTTCCGTCCCTACCAAGGCGGTATATTTGCAGCCTCTAATACGTAGGTTAGTACTTAAGGTAACCACCAGTGCTCCCCCACATCATCACCAGGAGCTCCGTCACTGCCGCAAGCGTCCACCATGGGGACGTCCCTCGTCTACATCGCCAGCTCCGAACATGACCACCGCCTCACTCGGCTGGTGCACCACCAGATCAGTACTTGAGGTAGCCTTGCCAGCGTTCCAGTTAGGTTAGTAGTACTAATGCTTGCCCAGCAGATCTGCACAGCAGCacacgggcgggcaggcactGGTCAGCCATGCCGTGCAAGCCCTGTGACGCGCCCAGAGGGCATTCATTGATCGAGCTTGCCCGATCCGCAGCGCCCCGCTCCCAGCGGACGGAGGTCCCTAGCGCGGCCTGGCAGGAGCCGAGGGTGGGGTAGCAGTGGCAACTTCGAAGCTCCATGGCGCGCGTCCAGCCCCCATTGCCGGGACGATCAACCCCCGACCCCTCGACGACCCTGGGTGATAAGGGTGCGACTTGCATGCACTTCTTGGTGTCGATACGACTTATCATCAATGGGTAATacttgcccttcttgctTCTGAATTTTGTTTCTCTTCGTACTTCTCCCTTTTTTTGCAAACCTCAATCGTCTTGCTGCTAGTAGCTGTCTTGCCATCGCCATGCCTGAGCTCACTATCCActcatcggcgccgctcgccaaCAACCCCAACAACGTCTCCATCCCCCGCCTTGGCTTCGGTGTCTACCAGCTCTACTCCCAGTCCTGCACGGATGCCGTCCTCGCAGCCCTCGCAGCCGGCTACCGCCACGTCGACTCGGCCCAGCTCTACCGCAATGAGTCCGagaccggcgccgccgttcaGCAGGCCATTGCTGCtggccagctccgccgcgaAGATGTCTTCCTGACGAACAAGATCCGTAACCCCGTGCCCGGCGGTCCCGAAAAAACGTACCAAAGTGCCCTCGACAGCGTCCACAAGCttggcggggacggcggctacgtcgacctcttcctcgtccacATCCCCGGCACCAAGCGAGAGGCTCGCGAGGAGATGTGGCAGGCCCTGGAGAAGCTCTAtgccgagggcaaggccaaggcaaTCGGCGTGAGCAACTTCCGTCCACAGCACATTGAGGAGATGAAAGAGTACGCCCAGGTCTGGCCACCCCAGGTCAATCAGCTCGAGGTATGAACAAGCAAGCCGTCTCCCTACCTCAGCTTCCGCTTCTGGTTGTACTTGGTACTGAGTCACTGACGGTCTGCAGCTCCACCCCTGGTGCCAACAGCGCGAGCTCACGCAATACTGCCGCGACAATGGTATCCTCCTGCAGGCCTACAGCCCCCTTTCGTGCGGtgagcacctcgccgacgagactCTCAGTAGCGTTGCGGCCAAGCACGGCAAATCGCCTGCCCAGGTGCTCATCCGGTATGGGCTGCAGAAGGACTGGATTCCGCTGCCCAAGAGTGGCAAACCCGACAGGATTAAACAAAACAGCGACGTCTTCGACTTTGCtctcgacgatgatgacatGACGACACTGGACGGATTggacaagggcggcaagggtgCATTGTTCCCTGCCAATGTGAAATGACAGGCCCCAAACAAAGGCGCTTCTCTTAACGACGTTTATGATATCCTAAATCCGGGTATGGTACCACTGGCTAGACTATCTATATAGACCTGTCAAGGCACGGAGGGTTTCTCGGCCAAGATTATGCAAGCTGTGTTACGCTGTGCGACCGCCCTTGGCCCACTCTCGCAGGTCATTCTTCTTGATCTTGCCCGTGCTGGTTTTGGGCAGCTCCTGTaccacctcgacctcgcgtGGTATCATAAACTTGCTGATGTTGCTCTGGTTCCTGGCCCACTGGATGACGTCCTCGCCTTTGACGCTGGTCCCCTCCTTGACCGTAATAAACGCCTTCGGCCGCTCGCCCCAGTGCGAGTCCggcacggccacgacgccggcctcgaggatgtGCGGGTGCTGCACAAGCATATTCTCGAGTGCGACGGATGAGATGTTTTCGCCGCCAGAGATGATGATGTCCTTGGACCGGTCAAGGATCTGAGCGCTGCCGTCCGGGTGCCACACAGCCAGGTCACCAGAGTGCAGACCACCGCCTGCAAACAGCTTGCGCGTCGCCTCCTCATCCTTGTAGTAGCCCTTTGCGCAGATATTGCCAAAGAAGACGATTTCGCCAATTTcgttgccgtccttggccacgTCGATAAGGACGCCTTCGGGTTGATCTGGCTTGATGATGCGGATGGGCAGGCTGGTGATGAAGCCGTGGCCTTGACGCGCCATCTTGGCGTACTTGTCTTGGGGCTTCAGCTTGTCCCACTCGGGGAGGTGGTAGCACTTTGTGATGGGGCCATACGTTTCTGCAGGCCCAACGTTAAGGGTTGGAATACAACGTGAGGGGCGTGCTGGAAAACCAACCTGTCATGCCGTAGACATGCACGGGCATCAGATTGAGGTTTGTCTGCCGAGATTAGCAACGTCCGCTTAAAGCACTGCCCGAAATTGACATACCATCTGCTCAAACAGGTGACCACTCGGGGGGCTCGCAGCAACTGTTACCTGCACTGGCCGCGGCAGCTTCTCGGCTTCCTTGGCTGCGACAAGGAGTGTGTTGACAGTTGGCGCCGCGTTGAAGTGCGtgatgccctcctccttcaaCAACCTCCAGATGAGGGGATAATCAATCTTCCGAAGGCACACGTTGAGGCCTCGTACGGCAACGACCGACCACGGGAACGTCCACCCTATAGCGTGAAACCTGAAGCGGTTGTGTCAGCAAATGCAGTAACCAATGCATGCCATGGCGACCATGTCTGGCCGGGACTCACATGGGTAGCGTCCACAGATACTTGCAGTGGCCAACGTTTAGACCAGACTCGATAATGTTCCCAACTGCTGCGAGGTA belongs to Purpureocillium takamizusanense chromosome 1, complete sequence and includes:
- a CDS encoding Beta-glucosidase (SECRETED:SignalP(1-20~SECRETED:cutsite=IEG-AI~SECRETED:prob=0.4527)~CAZy:GH1~EggNog:ENOG503NYFB~COG:G) encodes the protein MALRSGFLWGFATAAYQIEGAIDKDGRGPSVWDEFCKRPGKIADGSSGEVACDSYNRTAEDVALLKSLGAKAYRFSLSWTRIIPLGGRGDPVNQAGLDHYVRFVDDLLAAGIVPFVTLSHWDVPESLDRRYGGLLNRSEFPLDFEHFARVVFKAMPKVQHWATFNEPWCSSVLGYNVGQFAPGRTSDRSKNPEGDGTTEPWLAAHTLLVAHGRAVKAFRDDFKPVNGGQIGIVLNGDAVFPWDAADPADVNAAQRKLEFTIGWFADPIYHGDYPVSMRKQLGKRLPTFTAEELALVRGSNDYYGMNHYTANYIKNRPGEPSPEDVAGHLDILFHNKNGDCIGPETQSPWLRPCAPGFRDLLGWISRRYGHPIIYVTENGTSLKGENDLPREAILADDFRVRYYDDYVRAMATAAALDGVDVRGYFAWSLMDNFEWHEGYETRFGVCYVDYDNGQTRYPKKSASSLKPLFESLIKQQEQR
- a CDS encoding uncharacterized protein (EggNog:ENOG503P374) codes for the protein MSVLRPLRGGCQCGRNRYIIAVPQDGVGEAQVLFNTEPVHQIPLATPLAAYIRVPLSWYHSTTFAFFPDETHSMIRRAYTHPSQEYSKRHFCGFCGTPLSYWSENPRSEADYIQLTLGSLLREDLADLEDMGLIPDDTNEEEGEGNDDRQRQQRDTPTKSMALRESLGVPWFDGMVEGTRLGNLRRSQGVHRSEDGSVRVEWEIVEFSDGPGGDDVDMSTGSRSPSKRKLGDREA
- a CDS encoding uncharacterized protein (COG:S~EggNog:ENOG503NY1G); translation: MPELTIHSSAPLANNPNNVSIPRLGFGVYQLYSQSCTDAVLAALAAGYRHVDSAQLYRNESETGAAVQQAIAAGQLRREDVFLTNKIRNPVPGGPEKTYQSALDSVHKLGGDGGYVDLFLVHIPGTKREAREEMWQALEKLYAEGKAKAIGVSNFRPQHIEEMKEYAQVWPPQVNQLELHPWCQQRELTQYCRDNGILLQAYSPLSCGEHLADETLSSVAAKHGKSPAQVLIRYGLQKDWIPLPKSGKPDRIKQNSDVFDFALDDDDMTTLDGLDKGGKGALFPANVK
- a CDS encoding Cellulase (EggNog:ENOG503NX59~COG:I) — its product is MSGPPSRIRSILNHLLPSSPDPPHIHHLSPTFFLERAAAVEPNADAILHITAAGATIRRSYRDFAARAIGLAYFLKKHGLKRVGILAPNTPAFLESIYGVVAGGGVIVPANYRLKEDDICYIFEFAEVDCIIVDQEFEGLLATYTKKHPNTRLIVDLDTDKTTGPRSGPFNQALLEGQAYDKENGSYGWANLQSKATNEDDMLAIPFTSGTTSRPKGVVYTHRGAYLAAVGNIIESGLNVGHCKYLWTLPMFHAIGWTFPWSVVAVRGLNVCLRKIDYPLIWRLLKEEGITHFNAAPTVNTLLVAAKEAEKLPRPVQVTVAASPPSGHLFEQMTNLNLMPVHVYGMTETYGPITKCYHLPEWDKLKPQDKYAKMARQGHGFITSLPIRIIKPDQPEGVLIDVAKDGNEIGEIVFFGNICAKGYYKDEEATRKLFAGGGLHSGDLAVWHPDGSAQILDRSKDIIISGGENISSVALENMLVQHPHILEAGVVAVPDSHWGERPKAFITVKEGTSVKGEDVIQWARNQSNISKFMIPREVEVVQELPKTSTGKIKKNDLREWAKGGRTA